The Deinococcus aquiradiocola genome contains a region encoding:
- a CDS encoding YqhA family protein, translating to MTSPERPDPAPERSPAPAAGSPLRQGLARRGFGLTLLIVEFGVLSSFLFSLALYIFGTVQTVHELWAALPGLGQSSTLKTLLVSAIEQADVLLVATALLIISIGLQALFVQQLDDLPDWLHIRTFDDLKNKLLGIVVVALVVEFFKLAIKWDGSSSILTLGLALAAIILAVAAYTLAQARANGSHGQQGHGEQGD from the coding sequence GTGACTTCCCCCGAACGGCCCGACCCGGCACCCGAACGCTCCCCCGCCCCGGCAGCGGGCAGTCCGCTGCGGCAGGGGCTGGCGCGGCGCGGGTTCGGCCTGACGCTGCTCATCGTGGAGTTCGGCGTGCTGTCCAGCTTCCTGTTCTCGCTGGCGCTGTACATCTTCGGGACGGTGCAGACGGTGCACGAACTGTGGGCGGCCCTGCCGGGCCTGGGGCAGAGCAGCACCCTCAAGACGCTGCTCGTGTCGGCCATCGAGCAGGCGGACGTGCTGCTCGTCGCGACGGCCCTGCTGATCATCAGCATCGGGCTGCAGGCGCTGTTCGTGCAGCAGCTCGACGACCTGCCGGACTGGCTGCACATCCGGACCTTCGACGACCTCAAGAACAAGCTGCTGGGGATCGTGGTGGTGGCGCTGGTGGTGGAGTTCTTCAAGCTGGCCATCAAGTGGGACGGGAGCAGCAGCATCCTGACGCTGGGGCTGGCGCTCGCCGCGATCATCCTGGCGGTCGCCGCCTACACGCTCGCGCAGGCCCGCGCGAACGGCAGCCACGGGCAGCAAGGTCACGGGGAGCAGGGTGACTGA
- a CDS encoding MOSC domain-containing protein has protein sequence MLTMQELRERLPRPGQVEWIGIRRERRGEVLSVPDAEAHEMVGLIGDHGRVAPGRLKALTGAQAGQQDPAPAAEPAGPLAAGVARPMAGKRQVTLIQAEHLPVIAALAGLGAVTPEQLRRNVLVSGLPLLALKDRRFRIGSDERGWVLLEGTGECHPCSRMEEAFGPGGYNAVRGHGGITARVLQGGTLHVGDRLEPL, from the coding sequence GTGCTGACGATGCAGGAACTCCGGGAGCGGCTGCCGCGTCCCGGACAGGTGGAGTGGATCGGGATTCGTCGCGAGCGGCGAGGCGAGGTGCTCAGCGTGCCGGACGCCGAGGCGCACGAGATGGTCGGCCTGATCGGCGATCACGGGCGGGTCGCGCCGGGCCGCCTGAAGGCCCTCACGGGCGCCCAGGCCGGCCAGCAGGACCCCGCACCTGCAGCAGAGCCTGCCGGGCCGCTCGCGGCGGGCGTGGCGCGACCCATGGCCGGAAAGCGGCAGGTGACGCTCATCCAGGCGGAACACCTGCCGGTCATCGCGGCGCTCGCGGGCCTGGGGGCCGTGACGCCCGAACAGCTGCGCCGCAACGTCCTGGTGTCGGGCCTGCCGCTCCTGGCCCTCAAGGACCGCCGGTTCCGCATCGGGAGCGACGAGCGCGGCTGGGTGCTGCTGGAAGGGACCGGTGAGTGCCACCCCTGCTCCCGCATGGAGGAGGCCTTCGGGCCGGGCGGGTACAACGCCGTGCGCGGCCACGGCGGCATCACGGCCCGCGTCCTGCAGGGCGGCACCCTGCACGTCGGGGACCGGCTGGAGCCGCTGTGA
- the tyrS gene encoding tyrosine--tRNA ligase: MNDIQRNLSTDEQLTLLKRGVVDLVSEPDLKERLTRGTPLRVKLGADPTRPDLHLGHAVILRKMRQFQDLGHKVIMLIGDFTATIGDPTGKSKTRPPLTLEEARANAESYLQQCRLVLRQESEVLEVRYNSEWLEKMGYKDIIQLASRYTVARIMERDDFRKRFEGGVPISVHELLYPLTQGYDSVALEADVELGGTDQLFNNLVGRALQRDYGQEPQIVMTLPLLVGLDGTEKMSKSLDNYIGITDAPHLMFAALMKVPDALMPNYFTLLTDLPEGEVQALLAGHPAAAHEALARTVVSWLHPDADLDSALERYRAVAKGGIPENIPSVTVPAGEVNADGQVSVARLVALAGLEPSNGAARKLIQNRGLRLNGEVYGDPQGLWTLGADGVVLQKGKDKFMRAVLEG, translated from the coding sequence ATGAACGACATTCAGCGCAACCTGTCCACCGACGAGCAACTGACCCTCCTGAAACGCGGCGTGGTGGACCTCGTGTCCGAACCCGACCTGAAGGAACGCCTGACGCGCGGCACGCCGCTGCGCGTGAAGCTGGGCGCCGACCCCACCCGCCCGGACCTGCACCTGGGGCACGCCGTGATCCTGCGCAAGATGCGGCAGTTTCAGGACCTGGGGCACAAGGTCATCATGCTGATCGGGGACTTCACGGCCACCATCGGCGACCCGACCGGCAAGAGCAAGACCCGCCCGCCCCTCACGCTGGAGGAGGCGCGCGCCAACGCCGAGAGCTACCTGCAGCAGTGCAGACTCGTCCTGCGGCAGGAAAGCGAGGTGCTGGAGGTCCGCTACAACAGCGAGTGGCTGGAAAAGATGGGCTACAAGGACATCATCCAGCTCGCGAGCCGCTACACGGTCGCGCGCATCATGGAGCGCGACGACTTCCGCAAGCGCTTCGAGGGCGGCGTGCCCATCTCGGTGCACGAACTGCTGTACCCGCTCACGCAGGGGTACGACAGCGTGGCGCTGGAGGCGGACGTGGAGCTGGGCGGCACGGACCAGCTGTTCAACAACCTCGTGGGCCGCGCCCTGCAGCGCGACTACGGGCAGGAACCGCAGATCGTGATGACGCTGCCGCTGCTGGTGGGGCTGGACGGCACCGAGAAGATGTCCAAGAGCCTCGACAACTACATCGGCATCACGGACGCCCCGCACCTGATGTTCGCGGCGCTGATGAAGGTCCCGGACGCCCTGATGCCCAACTACTTCACGCTGCTGACGGACCTGCCGGAAGGCGAGGTGCAGGCCCTGCTGGCCGGGCACCCGGCCGCCGCGCACGAAGCGCTCGCGCGGACCGTGGTGAGCTGGCTGCACCCGGACGCCGACCTGGACTCGGCCCTCGAACGCTACCGCGCGGTCGCGAAGGGCGGCATCCCGGAGAACATCCCCAGCGTCACGGTCCCGGCGGGCGAGGTGAACGCGGACGGTCAGGTGAGCGTGGCGCGGCTGGTGGCGCTGGCGGGCCTGGAACCCAGCAACGGCGCGGCCCGGAAACTCATCCAGAACCGGGGCCTGCGGCTGAATGGCGAGGTGTACGGCGATCCACAGGGCCTTTGGACGCTCGGCGCGGACGGCGTGGTCCTGCAGAAAGGCAAGGACAAGTTCATGCGGGCCGTGCTGGAGGGCTGA